The window AAAAGAATAAATTTGCCTTGCAACACTAGTGTATTTGGTTGCGAAATGAATTCGCTCGCATTTTGCAGCTGTGGCAATCGCTCAATTCAGTATACGCGGTAGCCGGATTCTCCATCCCACACTGGATTTGCAATCCATAGACAATCGAAAGAAACACCAACCGGTCACCCGAACCTGAAGATCAAAACGACGTGTTCAAGAAATTCTCCTTTGATCTCACTGCATCAGTGCGTCCATTCGTTCGGCTACGGACAATTAACGAGCAACGTTGTTATGGCAAAAACCGATTGCAGGATTATAATTTCGAGCCTGATCAAGTCAGTCGGTCCCACCGTGTTCGGTGACATCGGAGAGGAGACCGCTGCAAAGGTTGTCAATATTGGCATGCTGAAGAATCTCAGGGACGATGCACCTCAAAGCAATTGGTGATGATCCCTTGGGTTCAAATGCAAGATTTACCTGCACTGTGCACAACCCCTGCTTGAATGAAACCGGTCCGTAAGTTATGACGAATTTCGTTGATTGTGTCGTTCTAAAAGAAAAGTCCGAGGCGATGACCACTCCACCCTACCCTGGAGAACTGGGCGTACGGATTGTGGAAAACGTTTCGAAAGAGGGTTGGAAACAATGGTTGGAGCGACTGGTAACGATAATTAATGAGAATCAGTTGGCTACCAGCGACCCGGACACACACAAATTGATTGAACAGCATATGCTGGGCTTTCTATTTGGTGAAGGTGATTTGGGAAATCTGCCTCCTGGGTTTACGACTCAACGGAAGAAGTGATGCGATCTCGGCTTAGGCGGTGTTGAATCGTCTGGTTGAAGATTCTGCGCGAATGAATCGGTTTGCCTTCAAGATAGTGATCGATGACCGCTGCGAGCAATTGTTTGCTTTCTGACCGGACCTTTTTGGTCTTGAATTCTTCTCGCGCCACTGACAATAGCGTTTCACCTGACACCACAACAGCCTCGTCGCCGTTCGCCTGTACAGGCCCTCTTGCGAAGTCATAGGTATAGACATTGGACGGGTCGATCGGTAAATTGGAGTCCGACTCGGATGTCAGTTGAAGGGCATATCCCAATTCCTGCAGGAACACTTTCTCGAATACTCGCAATGTGTGAAATTCACTGGACGGCTCTTTCAATCGTTCCAAAGCGAGATAGTAAGCGTCAAACAGAACCTCGTGAGGGTCCCTGTCGAGCAGCAAACGGATCAGCAACTCATTTAGATAGTATCGACAGTAAAGCCGCTCACTTTCGATCCACTGGCTATCGGAATCACATTTCAATGCGGTGAGAGTCGGTACATTGCCCTTTCCGGACCAATTCGCAGACAAGCGTTGAAATGGCCTGATCAGTCCCCTGAACCGCGAAGTTTTACGTCTCGCTCCCTTTGCAAGCAGGTTGATACGACCATAACTGCGGGTAAACATGTCCACGATCAGGCTGGATTCGGAGTACGGCGTGGTCCGCAACACGAAACAATCTTGTCGGTAGACACGCATCGGACTCAATCCGCCTCGGAATAACCGAAGTTTGAAATCGACTGCAAGTCGTCGGTCCAGCGAGCCCGGACCTTTACCCACAGATTCAGATGTACTTTGACACCTTGTTCAGCTTCGACTCTGCTTCGAACCTCGGTTCCAATTCTCTTTATCTTTGAGCCGCCTGCTCCGATTATGATTCGCTTCTGTCCTTTGGACTCCACCCATATTGTCGCTTCAATGTGCAGGAAGTTGTTTTCTCGATCATACTTTTCGATCTGTACTGCACTGGTATAGGGAATTTCGTCACCGTAGTAGCGGAAAATCTGTTCGCGAATCACCTCCGCCGCTTGAAAAATCTCACCTTTATCGGTAACCGTGCCCGACGGGAAGAGCGAGGGACCAGGCGGTAGATACTTCAGGATCACACTCTTCAACTCCTCGATATTCTCATCTTTGTGAGCCGAGACCGGCACAATATCGGTAATCTGTGTTCGTCCGGCGATATCGTGAATCATCGGGAGCAGAAGATTTTTATCTTTTACCCGGTCGATCATGGACAACACGACTATGAATGGCAGATTCTCATCCTGAATTCGTTCCAGGATCATATTGTCCTGCTCCCGCCAACCGCGACAGTCCACGACAAGAAGCACTAGGTCTGTACCGCTGACTCCAGCCGCGGCAGTCTTGAATACGGAACGGTCAATCAGACGTTTGTAGTTCGTGTTGAAGCCAGGCAGATCAATGAAGACGTACTGTCCGTGTGGGTCATTCAACACACCCATAATCCGATGACGGGTGGTATTGGCTTTCTTTGATGTGATGCTGACTTTCTGCTTGAGAAGACAGTTGAGCAAGGTAGATTTGCCAACGTTCGGGCGTCCGGCCAGAGCAATCATGCCGGAACGAAAATTATCGTCAGACGTTGTGCTGGCGGAGTAAGTCATAGGCTTGCGCAGCAGCGTCCTGCTCGGCTCGCTTCTTTGTGTTTCCTTGACCGGTAGCGGTGTCGACAAGACCGTCGACATGGCAGTTAACGGTAAAACTGGGATTATTGTAGTCACCGCTTACATCTACGGTAATGTAAGTTGGAACTGGGAGCGAGCGCTGTTGCAAATACTCCTGCAACCGGCTCTTGGAGTCTTTGTAGTCGGTAATCGAGCTTTTCTCAATCAATGACCGAAACTTGTCAAGGATGAACTTTTGGGCGTTGTACATTCCGCCATCAAGATATATCGCGCCAATCAGCGCTTCAAGCGTATTCGGCAGAAGGTTTCGCCAAGCTTTGTGATTTTGTTTCGGGAATGACTTCCCGACTTTGACGTGGGTCTCCAGTGACATTCCGAGAGCCACACTATAGATGGCATCATGGTTGTTGACAATCCGGCTTCGCAGTTTGGTCAGTTCACCTGCGGTGGCGTCTGGATATTGGCCAAACAGATAGTCTGAAATGACCGCGGAAAGGACTGCATCGCCTAGAAATTCCAGGTTTTCGTTGTCCGGCTGTTCAGTGCTGCTGTGCGTAAGCGCTCGATGCAATAGTTGCGTGTTTTCAAATCGGTATCCAAGTACCAGTGAAATTTCATTTTGGTCAGAAATGTTCACTTGAACTTAAGGCACGAAACGGTAAGATTCACGGGCAGTTCATCGACACTGTCAAGAGTGATGCGGGTCGGGATTCGAATGAACCGCGAAGACTGTGCGATCACTCGATCGCAGCTGCAATGCGGCTCCAATTTACGCCATTCCCTCCAACTGAATCCCAGCTGAACCATATAAAGAAAGCCTTGCCAATCAGGTTTTCATCCGGAACGAACCCCCAGAATCGACTGTCATTACTATAGTCCCGATTGTCACCCATCACGAAATAGTGCCCTTCGGGAACCTTAAACTCCATATTCGAAGTCCATCTCTTCTCGTCAATCAGAATGGAATGAGATTCACTCGAATCGAATGACTCATTCAATCGTGTGGTTTCATTCCTTCTGCTTGCATTTGACACGACGACATAGGTTCCGGTAACTTCCTGCGCAACCTCATTTCCGTTGATATACAGCTTCTTTTCGTTATAGGCTACGGTATCGCCCGGCAATCCTACGACGCGTTTGATGAAATTGACGGCCCGGTCATGCGGATACTTGAATACCATCACGTCGCCATATTCCGGAGATCCGAATTCTAGAATCTTGTCATCGATAATGGGCAGGCGAAGCCCATATTTGTACTTGTTGACTAAAATGAAGTCTCCGATCTGCAAGGTGGGAAGCATCGACCCTGATGGAATTCGGAACGGCTCAACCACAAACGAACGAAGTGCGAAGACGATCAGCAGCACAGGAAAGAACGCCCGGGCATATTCGATCACCCAGTAGCCTGCCGCCTTTTTGCCCTCTTCAGATTGCATGAAAAAGAGATTTCTAATGACTTTTCGCCAAACCAGGTCGAGCAGCCAAATTAGCCCGGTTACGGAGACCGCGATTGCTAGGACGAGTGCAAAATCCATACGGAATTCAGTTTTACTGTTTTATGGGAATCACCAAAATGCAACAGCAGATATTGCTGTCCTTATTCAATTATTGGCACAAGATCAAAAGGTAGGAAACAGAAATGGATCCAATGACAATTATATGGAATTTGCTATTATTGCGTCATGAATTCTCATCGGACTCGTCCGTGTTCGACGTCTGCTCCCAGGGTTGATTCCTAAATCAGCCATGTCGCCGCGAAAACGGATACAGGCATGCTAAACACCTACGACGTCGTGATAGTCGGCAGTGGGCTTTCGGGCTTGACGGTTGCGCTCAAGTGCGCGAACGCGGGATTGACAGTCGCCATTGTTACAAAAGAGTCGGTTATCGAAAGCTCCAGTTACTATGCGCAAGGTGGTATTGCAGCGGTTTGGGATATAGACGATTCGTTCGAGTCGCATATCAACGACACCCTCAACGCCGGTGCGGGCCTGTGTGATTCATCGGTTGTCGAG is drawn from Acidiferrobacterales bacterium and contains these coding sequences:
- a CDS encoding oxidative damage protection protein, producing MTNFVDCVVLKEKSEAMTTPPYPGELGVRIVENVSKEGWKQWLERLVTIINENQLATSDPDTHKLIEQHMLGFLFGEGDLGNLPPGFTTQRKK
- the recO gene encoding DNA repair protein RecO — translated: MRVYRQDCFVLRTTPYSESSLIVDMFTRSYGRINLLAKGARRKTSRFRGLIRPFQRLSANWSGKGNVPTLTALKCDSDSQWIESERLYCRYYLNELLIRLLLDRDPHEVLFDAYYLALERLKEPSSEFHTLRVFEKVFLQELGYALQLTSESDSNLPIDPSNVYTYDFARGPVQANGDEAVVVSGETLLSVAREEFKTKKVRSESKQLLAAVIDHYLEGKPIHSRRIFNQTIQHRLSRDRITSSVES
- the era gene encoding GTPase Era; amino-acid sequence: MTYSASTTSDDNFRSGMIALAGRPNVGKSTLLNCLLKQKVSITSKKANTTRHRIMGVLNDPHGQYVFIDLPGFNTNYKRLIDRSVFKTAAAGVSGTDLVLLVVDCRGWREQDNMILERIQDENLPFIVVLSMIDRVKDKNLLLPMIHDIAGRTQITDIVPVSAHKDENIEELKSVILKYLPPGPSLFPSGTVTDKGEIFQAAEVIREQIFRYYGDEIPYTSAVQIEKYDRENNFLHIEATIWVESKGQKRIIIGAGGSKIKRIGTEVRSRVEAEQGVKVHLNLWVKVRARWTDDLQSISNFGYSEAD
- the rnc gene encoding ribonuclease III, which produces MNISDQNEISLVLGYRFENTQLLHRALTHSSTEQPDNENLEFLGDAVLSAVISDYLFGQYPDATAGELTKLRSRIVNNHDAIYSVALGMSLETHVKVGKSFPKQNHKAWRNLLPNTLEALIGAIYLDGGMYNAQKFILDKFRSLIEKSSITDYKDSKSRLQEYLQQRSLPVPTYITVDVSGDYNNPSFTVNCHVDGLVDTATGQGNTKKRAEQDAAAQAYDLLRQHNV
- the lepB gene encoding signal peptidase I produces the protein MQSEEGKKAAGYWVIEYARAFFPVLLIVFALRSFVVEPFRIPSGSMLPTLQIGDFILVNKYKYGLRLPIIDDKILEFGSPEYGDVMVFKYPHDRAVNFIKRVVGLPGDTVAYNEKKLYINGNEVAQEVTGTYVVVSNASRRNETTRLNESFDSSESHSILIDEKRWTSNMEFKVPEGHYFVMGDNRDYSNDSRFWGFVPDENLIGKAFFIWFSWDSVGGNGVNWSRIAAAIE